The genomic DNA CGCAGTGCTTCCCCGGCAGCTTCGTGCCGGTGCCGCACGCCGAGGTACCCGTGGTGCATCAGGCCGTCGAATTCACCAACCGGATGTTCACGTTCGGCGTGGTGCTGACGGCTGCCCTGGCGGTCCTCGCCGTCATCCGCGCCGGCCGCCGCCGCGAAGTCAAGGTATACGCCTGGCTGATGCCGGCGTCGACTGTCGTGCAGGCGGTCATCGGCGGCATCACGGTCCGCACCGGACTGCTGTGGTGGACCGTCGCCGTCCACCTGCTGGTGTCCATGGTGATGGTCTGGCTGGCGGTGCTGCTCTACGTCAAGATCGGCGAACCCGATTCAGGCACCGACCAACTCGTCGTACCGCAGCCGCTGCGCTGGTTCACCGCACTCACCGCCGTCACGTTGTCCGCAGTGCTGGTGACCGGCACGCTGGTGACCGGTGCCGGACCGCATGCCGGCGACAAGAGCGCCCTGCAACCCGTCAAGCGCCTGCAGGTCGAGATCACCGATCTGGCGCACCTGCACTCGTCGTTGCTGGTGGCCTACCTCAGC from Mycolicibacterium phocaicum includes the following:
- a CDS encoding COX15/CtaA family protein → MLDKLPIPSLRVQRLIAFLVILTQGGIAVTGAIVRVTASGLGCPTWPQCFPGSFVPVPHAEVPVVHQAVEFTNRMFTFGVVLTAALAVLAVIRAGRRREVKVYAWLMPASTVVQAVIGGITVRTGLLWWTVAVHLLVSMVMVWLAVLLYVKIGEPDSGTDQLVVPQPLRWFTALTAVTLSAVLVTGTLVTGAGPHAGDKSALQPVKRLQVEITDLAHLHSSLLVAYLSFVIGLAFGLLAVRAPKPVLLRLAVLAALVLAQGAVGAVQFYTGVPAVLVAIHVAGAGACTAATAALWASMRSRCAPSSANQ